One Exiguobacterium sp. BMC-KP genomic window, GCAATAATTTAAAATCTTGGAAGATGACGCCGATTTGGCGACGGAGTTCTGGAATCTGACGGTTCTTCAGTTTCCCCACTTCAATTCCTTTAAATAAAAATGAACCGCTCGTTGGTTTCTCTTCGCGGTACATCATTTTCATGAATGTTGACTTACCCGCACCCGACGGACCGACGATATAGACGAATTCGCCTTGATCAATCGTCAAATCGACCTCACGCAGTGCCGTGACGCCGTTCGGATAAATCTTACTGATTCGTTGCATCTTGATCACGTACTTCACATCCTTACTGGTTTACTGATGCTGAATCGATAGGTCTAAAAACCTACCGAACACCATTATAACAGGGACAAAATTGAACGCACATTACAATCAAATGTCATTTCAGGCGATTATACCATAAAAAAGAGGCACGGATGACGAACACATGTCGTGTCTGTCATCTCGTACCCCATCATATCCCATAATCATTTTTTAGCGGCGAGCCAGTCGGCAACAGCCACGATTTCTTTATCATCTTTCAGGATTCCAGCAGGCATTTGCCCTTTCCCGTTTTTGATGATTTTCTGAATTTCTTCTGAAGAATATTTCGAGCCGACCTTCGTTAGGTTCGGACCGACGTTCCCTTCAAGGTTGTTCCCGTGACACGAAGCACAGTTGTTCGCAAAGATTTTTTCCGCGTCGACTGCTGATTCTGTCTTCGACGAATCATCTTTCATCGTAGATTCTTCTTTTGTCCCTGACGACGAGTCGTCTGAACTTGAATCATCACTACCGCCACATGCTGCGAGCGCGAGCGTCGTCCCTAGACCTAATGCTAGTAATAAGTTTTTCAGCTTCATCCGGATTTCCCCCTCTTATAAGTATCTACATAAACACTTCTGACCTAGTTAAAGTATAACCGTTATCTAGAGGAGTTAAGCCTAATTTCACAAAAACTTCACGTTTTAAGAACAATTACGGCACATTGCGATAGCGTTTATCGTCTGTAAAGCCGAGTCCAAGGACCTCATGGGCTTCACTGACGACGAGGAACGCCGACGGATCGATGTGTTTGACGATCTCTTTGAGCGTCGTGATTTCCCCTTGACGAACGACAACCATTAGCATTGGTTTGCGCGTCCGCGTGAATGCGCCTGCTGCTTCGATCTCGGTCGCGCCACGATCGAGCGTCTCAAAGATCTCCTTCACTAACGCTTCCCGTTGATCGGAGATGATATAGGCAAGCTTGTCGTTTGTGATCCCGAGCTGGACGACGTCAATCATCTTGATCGTGATAAATAAA contains:
- the cccB gene encoding cytochrome c551, giving the protein MKLKNLLLALGLGTTLALAACGGSDDSSSDDSSSGTKEESTMKDDSSKTESAVDAEKIFANNCASCHGNNLEGNVGPNLTKVGSKYSSEEIQKIIKNGKGQMPAGILKDDKEIVAVADWLAAKK